A genomic segment from Nicotiana sylvestris chromosome 1, ASM39365v2, whole genome shotgun sequence encodes:
- the LOC104242175 gene encoding putative germin-like protein 2-1, giving the protein MALKSFVLTIAILAVVSSISHASDPSPLQDFCVAVNDSMAAVFVNGKICKDPKVVNADDFFKSGLNIPGNTSNQVGSAVTAVNVGNLPGLNTLGISLVRIDYAPYGLNPPHTHPRATEVLAVLEGTLYVGFVLSNPGPNMKNKLFTKILKPGDVFVFPIGLIHFQFNIGKNKAVAFAGLSSQNPGVITIANAVFGSDPPINDDVLAKAFQVDKKVIDYLQSQFWWDNN; this is encoded by the exons ATGGCTCTCAAGTCCTTTGTCTTAACCATTGCCATTTTGGCTGTTGTCTCTTCAATAAGCCATGCATCTGATCCTAGTCCTTTGCAAGATTTTTGTGTTGCTGTTAACGACTCTATGGCTGCTG TTTTCGTGAATGGAAAAATATGCAAGGATCCGAAGGTTGTCAATGCTGATGACTTCTTCAAATCAGGCCTAAACATACCTGGAAATACTTCAAATCAAGTCGGATCAGCTGTAACTGCTGTGAACGTCGGCAACTTGCCTGGACTCAACACTCTGGGCATTTCGTTAGTTCGTATTGATTATGCACCATATGGTCTCAACCCACCTCATACTCATCCTAGAGCAACTGAGGTTCTTGCTGTACTCGAGGGCACTCTCTATGTCGGTTTTGTCCTTTCAAATCCCGGACCAAATATGAAGAACAAACTCTTTACAAAGATTCTAAAACCTGGAGATGTGTTTGTTTTCCCAATAGGTCTCATTCATTTTCAATTTAATATTGGAAAAAATAAGGCTGTTGCATTTGCTGGACTTAGTAGTCAAAATCCAGGAGTTATCACTATTGctaatgcagtttttggctcggATCCACCAATTAATGACGACGTCCTCGCCAAAGCATTCcaagttgataagaaagtgatCGATTATCTCCAATCACAATTCTGGTGGGACAACAACTAA